A portion of the Pseudomonas synxantha BG33R genome contains these proteins:
- a CDS encoding substrate-binding domain-containing protein has protein sequence MKMLPKTLCLLAVGITFGTQAFAATPPAPIRIGASFQEINNPYFVTMKNALEEAGATIGAKLIITDARHDVSKQVSDVEDMLQKGIDILLINPTDSVGVQSAVKSAHAAGVVVVAVDAQADGPLDSFVGSKNFDAGFQACEYLAKTIGGKGNIAILDGIAVVPILERVRGCKEAVAKHPDIKIVSIQNGKQERDQALTVTENMLQAQPTLKGIFSVNDNGSLGALSAIEASGMDVKLVSVDGAPEAIKAIQKPGSHFIATSAQYPRDQIRLTLGIALAKKWGSQVPASVPVDITLIDQAKARDFSW, from the coding sequence ATGAAAATGCTCCCAAAAACCCTGTGTTTACTGGCTGTCGGCATCACCTTCGGTACTCAAGCCTTTGCCGCCACACCGCCCGCGCCCATTCGTATCGGCGCCTCCTTCCAGGAAATCAACAACCCCTATTTCGTCACCATGAAAAACGCTCTGGAAGAAGCCGGCGCGACCATCGGTGCCAAGCTGATCATCACCGACGCCCGCCACGACGTGTCCAAGCAGGTCAGTGACGTCGAAGACATGCTGCAAAAAGGCATCGATATCCTGCTGATCAACCCTACCGATTCGGTCGGCGTGCAGTCCGCCGTCAAGTCGGCCCACGCCGCAGGTGTCGTGGTGGTAGCAGTGGATGCCCAGGCGGACGGCCCGCTGGATTCGTTCGTGGGCTCGAAGAACTTCGACGCGGGCTTCCAGGCGTGTGAATACCTGGCGAAGACCATCGGTGGCAAAGGCAATATCGCCATCCTCGACGGCATCGCCGTGGTGCCGATTCTCGAACGTGTGCGCGGTTGCAAAGAGGCGGTGGCCAAGCATCCGGACATCAAGATCGTCAGCATCCAGAACGGCAAGCAGGAGCGTGACCAGGCGCTGACCGTGACCGAAAACATGCTGCAGGCCCAGCCGACCCTCAAGGGTATTTTCAGCGTGAATGACAACGGCTCCCTCGGTGCGCTCTCGGCCATCGAAGCCAGCGGCATGGACGTGAAACTGGTGAGCGTCGACGGTGCGCCGGAAGCGATCAAGGCGATCCAGAAACCCGGCAGCCATTTCATCGCCACCTCGGCCCAGTACCCCCGCGACCAGATCCGCCTCACCCTGGGCATTGCCCTGGCCAAAAAGTGGGGCTCTCAAGTCCCGGCCAGCGTGCCGGTGGACATCACCTTGATCGACCAGGCCAAGGCCAGGGACTTCAGCTGGTAA
- a CDS encoding sugar ABC transporter ATP-binding protein translates to MSSLLKLENICKRYPGVQALKSINLQVERGEIHALLGENGAGKSTLMKILGGVEHQDEGQILIDGQAQQFATYRDAIAAGIGIVFQEFSLIPYLTAVENIFLGHELSNRFGLLRKREMTEAAQALFQRLGVSIDLHCAVKHLSVAEQQFVEIAKALALDARLLVLDEPTATLTPSEAELLFEIMRELKRQGVAVIFISHHLEEIFQVCDRISVLRDGGNVGVTDVADSDIDRLVEMMVGRRLECSFPPKPTCERGPLLLEVKDIQLVRNGPHNSFQLHKGEILGFAGLVGSGRTELALGMMGALPSVSKEVWLRGEKISLDDPAQALAHGIGLLPESRKSEGLITDFSIRENISLNNLPKYQNASGLIDKAKECASVEALMRQLSIKAPSGESRVLNLSGGNQQKVVIARWINHHCEVLVFDEPTRGIDVGAKAQIYALMRSLTEQGYAIIMISSELPEVIGMCDRVAVFHKGAIVKVLEASAVNPQEVMRHATGGSSEYVH, encoded by the coding sequence ATGAGCAGTCTTCTGAAGCTGGAAAACATCTGTAAGCGTTACCCGGGGGTCCAGGCCCTCAAGTCCATCAACCTGCAAGTGGAGCGCGGCGAAATCCATGCCTTGCTGGGGGAAAATGGCGCGGGCAAATCCACCCTGATGAAGATCCTCGGCGGCGTCGAGCATCAGGACGAAGGGCAGATCCTCATCGACGGCCAGGCGCAGCAGTTCGCCACTTACCGCGATGCCATCGCCGCCGGTATCGGCATCGTGTTCCAGGAGTTCAGCCTGATTCCCTACCTCACGGCGGTGGAAAACATCTTCCTCGGCCATGAGTTGAGCAACCGCTTCGGCCTGTTGCGCAAACGTGAAATGACCGAGGCGGCGCAGGCGTTGTTTCAGCGTTTGGGGGTGAGTATCGACCTGCATTGCGCGGTCAAGCACCTGAGCGTGGCCGAGCAGCAGTTCGTCGAGATCGCCAAGGCCCTGGCCCTGGACGCACGCCTGCTGGTACTCGATGAACCCACCGCGACGCTGACGCCCAGCGAAGCCGAGCTGCTGTTCGAGATCATGCGAGAACTCAAGCGCCAGGGCGTGGCGGTGATTTTTATCTCGCATCACCTGGAAGAGATTTTCCAGGTCTGTGACCGCATCAGCGTGCTGCGCGACGGCGGCAATGTGGGCGTCACCGACGTGGCCGACAGCGATATCGACCGCCTGGTGGAGATGATGGTGGGGCGCCGCCTGGAGTGCAGTTTCCCGCCCAAGCCCACTTGCGAGCGCGGCCCGCTGTTGCTGGAGGTCAAAGACATCCAGCTGGTGCGCAATGGCCCACACAACAGCTTCCAACTGCACAAGGGTGAAATCCTGGGCTTTGCCGGGCTGGTGGGGTCGGGCCGTACCGAATTGGCCCTGGGCATGATGGGGGCGCTGCCGTCCGTGAGCAAAGAGGTGTGGTTGCGCGGCGAAAAAATCAGCCTCGATGACCCGGCCCAAGCCTTGGCGCACGGCATCGGCCTGCTGCCGGAAAGTCGCAAGAGCGAAGGGCTGATCACCGATTTCAGCATTCGCGAAAACATCTCCCTGAACAACCTGCCCAAATATCAGAACGCCTCGGGTTTGATCGACAAGGCCAAGGAGTGCGCCAGCGTCGAAGCACTGATGCGCCAGCTGTCGATCAAGGCGCCCAGCGGTGAAAGCCGCGTGCTTAACCTCAGCGGCGGCAATCAGCAAAAAGTCGTAATCGCGCGCTGGATCAACCACCACTGCGAGGTGCTGGTGTTCGACGAGCCCACCCGCGGCATCGACGTCGGCGCCAAGGCGCAGATCTACGCGCTGATGCGCAGCCTCACCGAACAAGGCTACGCAATCATCATGATTTCCTCCGAATTGCCCGAAGTCATCGGCATGTGCGACCGCGTCGCCGTGTTCCACAAGGGCGCGATCGTCAAGGTCCTGGAAGCGTCCGCCGTCAATCCTCAAGAGGTCATGCGCCATGCAACAGGGGGCTCAAGTGAATACGTCCATTAA
- a CDS encoding ABC transporter permease, with protein sequence MQQGAQVNTSINTANTGRLRLNMARLLRSPAFYPFVGLVVVTLVMILASDTFLTASNLSNIARQVSINAIIAVGMTCVILTGGIDLSVGPVMALSGTLTAGLMLAGVPPGLAIGAGLLVGVAFGIGNGLFVAYLHMPPIIVTLATMGIARGFGLMYTDGYPISGLPEWFAFFGRGSVFGMQVPILIMVLTYLAAYVLLQHTRIGRYIYAIGGNEEAVRLSGVRAARFKLLVYGISGLTAAIAGLVLTSRLMSGQPNAGVSFELDAIAAVVLGGASIAGGRGVIVGTLLGAMLLGVLNNGLNMLGVSPYVQSVIKGGIILLAIFISRQRHR encoded by the coding sequence ATGCAACAGGGGGCTCAAGTGAATACGTCCATTAACACCGCAAACACCGGCCGCTTGCGCCTGAATATGGCACGGCTGCTGCGCTCGCCGGCGTTCTATCCCTTCGTGGGGCTGGTGGTGGTGACCCTGGTGATGATCCTTGCCAGCGATACCTTCCTCACCGCCAGCAACCTGTCCAACATCGCCCGCCAGGTGTCGATCAACGCGATCATCGCGGTGGGCATGACCTGCGTGATTCTTACCGGTGGCATCGATTTGTCGGTGGGGCCGGTGATGGCGTTATCCGGCACGCTCACGGCCGGTTTGATGTTGGCCGGCGTGCCGCCCGGCCTGGCGATTGGCGCCGGGCTGCTGGTAGGCGTGGCGTTCGGCATCGGCAACGGGCTGTTCGTGGCTTACCTGCACATGCCACCGATCATCGTCACGCTGGCGACCATGGGCATCGCCCGTGGGTTCGGGCTGATGTACACCGACGGCTACCCGATTTCCGGGCTGCCGGAGTGGTTCGCTTTTTTCGGGCGCGGCAGCGTGTTCGGTATGCAGGTGCCGATCCTGATCATGGTGCTCACTTACCTGGCCGCCTATGTGCTGCTGCAACACACGCGTATAGGCCGCTACATCTACGCCATCGGCGGCAATGAAGAAGCGGTGCGTTTGTCCGGGGTGCGTGCTGCGCGCTTCAAGCTGCTGGTGTACGGCATCAGTGGCCTGACGGCGGCGATAGCCGGGCTGGTGCTCACCTCGCGGCTAATGAGCGGCCAGCCCAATGCCGGTGTGTCGTTCGAGCTTGATGCGATTGCCGCCGTGGTACTCGGCGGTGCATCGATCGCCGGCGGGCGCGGGGTGATCGTCGGCACCTTGCTCGGCGCCATGCTGCTGGGCGTGTTGAACAACGGCTTGAACATGCTTGGCGTGTCGCCCTACGTCCAAAGTGTGATCAAGGGCGGGATCATTTTGCTGGCGATCTTTATCAGCCGTCAGCGCCATCGATAA
- a CDS encoding erythritol/L-threitol dehydrogenase, whose protein sequence is MDKHTHMQAVVCHGPKDYRLERIGKPQARANELVIRIAACGICASDCKCHSGAAMFWGGDNPWVKAPVVPGHEFFGYVVEAGEGAEEHFEVKVGDKVIAEQIVPCGKCRFCKSGKYWMCEVHNIFGFQREVAEGGMAQYMRIPKTAIVHKIPEAVSLEDSALVEPMACSIHTVNRGDIQLDDVVVIAGAGTLGLCMVQVAALKTPKKLVVIDMVDARLELAKKFGADVVINPARDNAREIINGLTENYGCDVYIETTGVPAGVIQGLDLIRKLGRFVEFSVFGAETSVDWSIIGDRKELDVRGAHLGPYCYPIAIDLFERGLVTSKGIVTHDFPLDDWAEAFELANSTKSIKVLLKPVLPVHE, encoded by the coding sequence ATGGACAAGCACACCCACATGCAAGCCGTCGTCTGCCACGGCCCGAAAGACTACCGCCTGGAACGCATCGGCAAACCCCAGGCCCGCGCCAATGAGCTGGTGATCCGCATCGCTGCCTGCGGTATCTGCGCCAGTGACTGCAAGTGCCACTCCGGCGCGGCGATGTTCTGGGGCGGTGACAACCCCTGGGTCAAGGCGCCGGTGGTGCCGGGACATGAATTTTTTGGCTACGTAGTGGAGGCGGGCGAGGGCGCCGAGGAACACTTCGAGGTCAAGGTCGGCGACAAGGTCATCGCCGAACAGATCGTGCCGTGCGGCAAGTGCCGTTTCTGCAAGTCGGGCAAATACTGGATGTGCGAAGTGCACAACATTTTCGGCTTCCAGCGTGAAGTGGCCGAAGGCGGCATGGCCCAGTACATGCGTATTCCCAAGACTGCCATCGTGCACAAGATCCCTGAGGCGGTGTCCCTGGAGGATTCGGCGCTGGTGGAGCCCATGGCCTGCTCGATCCACACCGTTAACCGCGGCGATATCCAGCTCGATGACGTGGTGGTGATTGCCGGTGCGGGCACCCTTGGCCTGTGCATGGTCCAGGTTGCCGCGTTGAAAACCCCGAAAAAGCTGGTGGTGATCGACATGGTCGACGCGCGCCTGGAACTGGCGAAAAAATTCGGTGCCGATGTGGTGATCAATCCCGCCCGTGACAACGCCCGCGAGATCATCAATGGCCTCACCGAAAACTATGGTTGCGATGTCTACATCGAGACCACGGGGGTACCGGCCGGCGTCATCCAGGGCCTGGACCTGATCCGCAAGCTTGGGCGGTTTGTGGAGTTCAGCGTGTTTGGCGCCGAGACCAGCGTGGACTGGTCGATCATCGGCGACCGCAAGGAACTCGATGTACGCGGCGCGCACCTGGGGCCGTATTGCTACCCGATTGCCATCGACCTGTTCGAGCGTGGCCTGGTCACGTCCAAAGGCATCGTCACCCACGATTTCCCGCTGGACGACTGGGCCGAAGCGTTCGAACTGGCGAACTCGACCAAGTCGATCAAGGTGCTGTTGAAACCGGTGCTGCCCGTCCATGAGTAA
- a CDS encoding FGGY-family carbohydrate kinase gives MNYVMGVDIGTQSTKALLVDAQGTIIAQHSQGYRVDTPKVRWAEQWPQVWLDAVQACVAQCMAKAGVPAGQVKALCISSLYGGSGIAVDAQMTPLHPCLIWMDRRAGEQVEWVREHVDLERLFAVTGNSVDSYYGFTKMLWLKQHQPQVWANTRYLLPPNSYINWCLTGELAVDHSSAGNIGGVYDVAARNWSEEMLAALEIPLAMMPKRLLYSGEVVGELLPDWAARLGLQAGMPILAGGVDAAMATLAAGVTQPGNHVAMIGTSMCWGYLNQQVDAHHGLVSMPHVYNGHRDLYIFGGAITAGASVSWFREQFCQAEEQQAQATGQDSLVLLEQSATKIPAGSEGVVFLPYLMGERSPVWDDRASGSFVGLNLYHSRIHLYRAVLEGVSFALRHNIEAGTQGAHSLDPRLIVVGGASHSDLWMQIIADVTRYPVYTIVQEVEAALGAALLAAHTVGLVSDEAMDTGWVQLEQRAQPKRENVMAYDRAFTEYLKLYPALKPIMHTLQTT, from the coding sequence ATGAACTACGTCATGGGTGTCGACATCGGCACCCAGAGCACCAAGGCGCTGCTGGTGGATGCCCAAGGCACGATCATTGCCCAACACAGCCAGGGCTATCGCGTGGATACCCCCAAAGTGCGCTGGGCCGAGCAATGGCCGCAGGTGTGGCTGGACGCTGTGCAAGCCTGCGTTGCCCAGTGCATGGCCAAGGCTGGCGTACCGGCGGGGCAGGTCAAGGCGCTGTGCATCAGCAGCCTGTACGGCGGCTCGGGGATTGCCGTGGATGCGCAGATGACACCGTTGCACCCGTGCCTGATCTGGATGGACCGCCGCGCTGGCGAGCAGGTCGAGTGGGTGCGTGAGCATGTGGATCTGGAGCGGCTGTTCGCGGTCACCGGCAACTCGGTGGACAGCTACTATGGCTTCACCAAGATGCTCTGGCTCAAGCAGCATCAACCGCAGGTGTGGGCGAACACTCGCTACCTGCTGCCGCCCAACAGCTACATAAACTGGTGCCTGACCGGCGAGTTGGCGGTGGACCACAGCAGCGCCGGCAATATCGGCGGGGTGTATGACGTGGCGGCGCGCAACTGGTCCGAAGAGATGCTCGCGGCGCTGGAGATTCCCCTGGCCATGATGCCCAAGCGCCTGTTGTATTCCGGTGAGGTGGTGGGTGAGCTGTTGCCGGACTGGGCGGCACGCCTGGGTTTGCAGGCGGGCATGCCGATCCTCGCCGGCGGCGTAGATGCGGCCATGGCCACCTTGGCCGCAGGCGTCACCCAGCCGGGTAATCATGTGGCGATGATCGGCACCAGCATGTGCTGGGGCTACCTCAACCAGCAGGTGGATGCGCACCACGGCCTGGTGAGCATGCCGCACGTCTACAACGGCCATCGCGACCTGTACATCTTTGGCGGCGCGATCACCGCCGGGGCTTCGGTCAGCTGGTTTCGCGAGCAGTTCTGCCAGGCCGAAGAGCAGCAAGCCCAGGCGACGGGGCAAGACAGCCTGGTGCTGCTGGAGCAGAGCGCGACGAAGATCCCGGCGGGCAGTGAAGGCGTGGTGTTCCTGCCGTACCTGATGGGCGAGCGCAGCCCGGTATGGGACGACCGCGCCAGCGGCAGTTTTGTCGGGCTGAACCTGTATCACAGCCGCATCCACCTGTATCGCGCGGTGCTGGAGGGGGTGAGTTTTGCCCTGCGCCACAATATCGAAGCGGGCACCCAGGGCGCGCATTCCCTTGACCCGCGTTTGATCGTGGTGGGTGGGGCCAGCCATTCGGATTTGTGGATGCAGATCATTGCCGATGTCACCCGCTACCCGGTGTACACCATTGTCCAGGAGGTTGAAGCGGCCCTGGGCGCGGCGTTGCTGGCGGCGCATACGGTGGGGTTGGTCAGTGATGAGGCGATGGACACAGGCTGGGTGCAACTGGAGCAGCGGGCACAGCCCAAGCGCGAGAATGTCATGGCCTATGACCGGGCGTTTACCGAGTACCTGAAGCTGTATCCGGCCCTGAAACCGATCATGCACACCCTGCAAACCACCTGA
- a CDS encoding SDR family oxidoreductase: MNAVFDFTQHRILVTGASSGIGREIALQLINNGAEVFALGRDAQALAELGCHSLCVDIADSAALDKALQDLPLMHGLVNCAGISRLEPAAAISAEAFDQVMNVNARAAAQVASRVAAKMIAANVAGSIVNVSSQASLVALDDHLGYCASKAALDAITRVQCAEWGRFGIRVNGVNPTVTLTPMASMAWSDPAKRDPALAAIPLGRFAQPAEVALPVLFLLSDAASMISGVSLPIDGGYTSR, encoded by the coding sequence ATGAACGCAGTCTTCGATTTCACTCAGCACCGCATCCTAGTCACCGGCGCCAGCAGCGGCATCGGTCGCGAAATCGCGCTCCAACTGATCAACAACGGCGCCGAAGTCTTCGCCCTTGGCCGCGACGCCCAAGCGTTGGCCGAACTGGGCTGCCACTCCCTCTGTGTGGACATTGCCGACAGCGCAGCCCTCGATAAAGCGCTGCAAGACCTGCCCCTCATGCACGGCCTGGTCAACTGCGCCGGCATCTCGCGCCTGGAACCCGCCGCTGCCATCAGCGCCGAGGCTTTCGACCAGGTAATGAACGTTAACGCTCGCGCCGCGGCCCAGGTGGCCAGTCGTGTCGCGGCAAAGATGATCGCGGCGAACGTCGCCGGCAGTATCGTCAACGTCTCAAGTCAGGCGTCGTTGGTGGCACTGGATGACCATCTTGGTTACTGCGCCTCCAAGGCTGCGCTGGATGCGATCACCCGTGTGCAGTGCGCTGAGTGGGGCCGTTTTGGTATCCGCGTCAATGGCGTCAACCCCACGGTGACCTTGACGCCGATGGCAAGCATGGCCTGGTCCGACCCGGCCAAGCGCGATCCGGCGCTGGCGGCGATCCCCTTGGGGCGTTTTGCGCAACCGGCGGAAGTGGCGTTGCCGGTGCTGTTCCTGCTGAGCGACGCAGCCAGCATGATCAGCGGCGTGAGCCTGCCCATCGACGGCGGTTACACCAGCCGCTAG
- a CDS encoding LacI family DNA-binding transcriptional regulator, protein MNKKKSVTISDIAKRVGMTTITVSRALSKPDLVKPATLARILEVARELDYVPNAFARGLKRSESLIIGVITASVDNPFYSEMIKAISREAKQHGYTIMLVDTDELEELENKAVDTLLGYRVAGIILSPVSDEPSYQPDYLERLGNGKTPVVLLDRTIHDSPFSRVVLDNYHSGIQAAHYLLRQTPHLKRLLVLTGPEHSRITVERLKGLREVLAEHPQVHVEVQAGDYTLMPSYLHTLDYLAEHSAPDAIMGFNQLITLGALRALRMHNISHDSLTICGIDRLPFADIFGVPIACVAHDASLAGSSAVRLLLDRLEDPYKPRDKVVIAGQLENG, encoded by the coding sequence ATGAACAAGAAAAAGTCCGTCACCATCAGCGACATTGCCAAACGGGTCGGCATGACCACCATCACCGTGTCCCGGGCGCTGAGCAAACCTGACCTGGTCAAACCCGCGACGCTGGCGCGCATCCTGGAGGTGGCACGCGAGCTCGACTACGTGCCCAACGCCTTCGCGCGCGGGCTCAAGCGCAGTGAAAGCCTGATCATCGGCGTGATCACCGCGTCGGTCGACAACCCGTTCTACAGCGAGATGATCAAGGCCATTTCCCGCGAGGCGAAACAACACGGCTACACCATCATGCTGGTGGATACCGACGAACTGGAAGAACTGGAAAACAAGGCGGTCGATACGCTGCTGGGTTACCGCGTGGCGGGGATCATCCTGTCGCCGGTCTCCGATGAGCCCAGCTACCAGCCCGACTACCTGGAACGCCTGGGTAACGGCAAGACCCCCGTGGTGCTGCTGGATCGCACGATCCACGACAGCCCGTTCAGCCGCGTGGTGCTCGACAACTACCACAGCGGCATCCAGGCCGCGCACTACTTGTTGCGCCAGACGCCGCACCTCAAGCGCCTGCTGGTGCTGACCGGCCCCGAGCACTCGCGCATCACCGTGGAGCGCCTCAAAGGCTTGCGCGAAGTGCTGGCCGAGCATCCCCAGGTGCACGTTGAAGTGCAGGCGGGCGACTACACGCTGATGCCATCCTACCTGCACACCCTGGACTACCTCGCCGAACATTCGGCGCCGGACGCGATCATGGGTTTTAACCAGTTGATCACCCTCGGCGCACTGCGCGCACTGCGCATGCACAACATCTCCCATGACAGCCTGACCATCTGCGGCATCGACCGCCTGCCCTTCGCCGATATCTTTGGCGTGCCGATCGCCTGCGTGGCCCACGACGCGTCACTGGCTGGCAGCAGCGCGGTACGTTTGCTGCTCGATCGCCTGGAAGATCCGTACAAGCCGCGGGACAAGGTGGTCATCGCCGGCCAGTTGGAAAACGGCTAG
- a CDS encoding LysR family transcriptional regulator translates to MDIELARTFLEITRCGSLAAAAEKLHVTQTAITARVKNLESQLGSTLFIRNRAGARLTADGEAFVVYANQLLQTWEAARRDLPLPDGYRNVLHIGGEVSLCNPLMLGWAKALREHIPGHALRTEIREGEYLLRQLELGVLDAALVFQPQYWPGLQVEQVLEEKLILVQLASKPEPYVYIDWGQGFRQQHDAALPDRARAAVSFNLGPLALQYILENGGAGYFRTRVVQSYLDSGVMQRVPKAPEFSFPTYLVYSRARDSAVLQQALALLREVVKAEGDWSQRWDPLI, encoded by the coding sequence ATGGACATCGAACTGGCACGCACCTTCCTCGAAATCACCCGCTGCGGCAGCCTCGCCGCAGCGGCGGAGAAACTGCACGTCACCCAGACCGCCATCACCGCCCGGGTCAAGAACCTGGAGAGCCAGTTGGGCAGCACGCTGTTTATTCGCAACCGTGCCGGTGCACGCCTGACCGCCGATGGCGAGGCCTTTGTGGTGTACGCCAACCAGTTGCTGCAAACCTGGGAAGCGGCACGCCGTGACCTACCGTTACCCGATGGCTATCGCAATGTGCTGCATATCGGCGGTGAGGTCAGCCTGTGCAACCCGCTGATGCTCGGTTGGGCCAAGGCGCTGCGCGAGCATATTCCCGGACATGCACTGCGTACCGAAATTCGCGAGGGCGAGTACCTGTTGCGTCAACTGGAGTTGGGCGTGCTCGATGCCGCGCTGGTGTTCCAGCCGCAGTACTGGCCAGGTTTGCAGGTAGAGCAAGTGCTGGAAGAAAAACTGATCCTGGTGCAATTGGCGAGCAAACCCGAGCCCTATGTGTATATCGACTGGGGCCAGGGTTTCCGCCAGCAGCATGACGCCGCCCTGCCCGACCGCGCACGTGCCGCCGTGAGTTTCAACCTGGGCCCATTGGCGCTGCAGTACATCCTGGAAAACGGCGGCGCCGGGTATTTCCGCACGCGGGTGGTACAAAGCTATCTGGACAGTGGCGTGATGCAGCGCGTGCCCAAGGCGCCGGAGTTCAGTTTCCCGACTTACCTGGTGTATTCGCGGGCGCGGGATTCGGCGGTGCTGCAGCAGGCGCTGGCGTTGCTGCGCGAGGTGGTCAAGGCTGAAGGTGACTGGTCGCAACGCTGGGACCCGCTGATTTGA
- a CDS encoding amidase, which produces MSEIGQLTAVQLLKHYRDKSLSPVEVTEDALLRIERYNPVVNAYCHVDPEGALSAARASEQRWLKGAPCGALDGVPASIKDLTLTLGMPTRKGSRTSSAEGPWNVDAPFSHFMRKAGAVLLGKTSTPEFGWKGVTDNPLYGITRNPWDTRTTAGGSSGGAGAAAALNLGVLHQGSDAGGSIRIPCAFTGTFGIKPTFGYVPQWPASSMTILSHLGPMTRTVEDSVLMLQTVAQVDVRDGLIGAPRTTPWLTPGADLKGLRVAYSPTFGYVDVDPQVAKVVAQAVEGLVQLGAHVEQIDPGFSDPLEVFSTLWAAGAARLTGAMSDAQKQLLDPGLLRIAQRGGRLSLDDFNAALEARAALVARMAAFHEHYDVLVSPMMPITAFEAGHNVPPGSGMNEWMQWTPFSYPFNLTQQPAASVPCGLAANGLPVGLHVVAARFADEQVLRVCHAYAKAFPTEHLQAPETLS; this is translated from the coding sequence ATGAGTGAGATCGGCCAACTGACGGCGGTGCAACTGCTCAAGCATTATCGCGACAAGAGCTTGTCACCGGTAGAGGTCACCGAAGATGCGTTGCTGCGCATCGAACGCTACAACCCGGTGGTGAACGCCTACTGCCATGTCGATCCTGAGGGGGCATTGAGCGCGGCGCGGGCCTCGGAACAACGTTGGTTAAAAGGTGCCCCTTGCGGCGCACTGGATGGCGTACCAGCGTCGATAAAAGACCTCACGCTGACCCTCGGCATGCCCACGCGCAAGGGCTCGCGCACCTCATCCGCCGAGGGGCCCTGGAATGTGGACGCGCCCTTCTCGCACTTCATGCGCAAGGCCGGTGCGGTGCTGCTGGGCAAGACCAGCACCCCGGAGTTCGGCTGGAAAGGCGTCACCGACAACCCGCTGTACGGCATCACCCGCAACCCGTGGGATACACGCACCACCGCGGGCGGCTCGTCGGGTGGCGCGGGGGCGGCGGCGGCGTTGAACCTCGGCGTGTTGCATCAGGGCAGCGATGCGGGCGGTTCGATTCGCATCCCGTGTGCGTTCACCGGAACGTTCGGGATCAAGCCGACCTTCGGTTATGTACCGCAGTGGCCGGCCAGTTCCATGACCATCCTGTCGCATCTGGGGCCCATGACCCGCACCGTGGAAGACAGCGTGCTGATGCTACAGACCGTGGCACAAGTGGATGTGCGCGATGGCCTGATCGGGGCGCCAAGGACCACCCCTTGGCTTACGCCGGGTGCAGATTTGAAAGGCTTGCGTGTCGCCTATAGCCCAACGTTCGGCTATGTGGATGTGGATCCGCAGGTCGCCAAGGTCGTCGCACAGGCGGTTGAGGGCCTGGTGCAATTGGGCGCCCATGTCGAACAGATCGATCCGGGTTTCAGCGACCCGCTTGAGGTGTTCAGCACCCTGTGGGCCGCCGGCGCTGCACGCCTGACCGGGGCGATGAGCGATGCGCAAAAGCAACTGCTGGACCCGGGGCTGCTGCGTATTGCGCAACGGGGCGGGCGTCTGAGCCTGGACGACTTCAACGCCGCCCTGGAAGCGCGCGCCGCACTGGTTGCGCGCATGGCGGCGTTCCATGAGCACTACGACGTGCTGGTATCGCCGATGATGCCGATTACCGCGTTCGAAGCCGGGCACAACGTACCGCCCGGCTCGGGGATGAACGAGTGGATGCAATGGACGCCGTTCAGCTACCCCTTCAACCTCACCCAGCAACCGGCTGCGTCGGTGCCGTGCGGGTTGGCCGCCAATGGTTTGCCGGTGGGGTTGCATGTGGTGGCTGCGCGGTTTGCCGATGAGCAGGTGTTGAGGGTGTGTCATGCCTATGCAAAAGCCTTCCCTACCGAGCATTTGCAAGCACCTGAAACCCTGAGCTGA